The following are encoded in a window of Elusimicrobiota bacterium genomic DNA:
- a CDS encoding glycosyltransferase: MRILYIYSSYTSGGGERATLDLAENVQKRGGYVVTGFPKKSFLYESAKQRGLPVEHLKLYGSLDFRAVYWLMKIIRKHKVDILHVQQGKAFWPAVFVKIMLGNKLKLIFHRRTMLPVNKDFRGVYSPADRVIVISNAVKDVVVGTDKVNPAKVVVIYDGIKVQKFVDNINRDTRRKELGYGHTDFVVTTVSALNPPRGKGQDVLLRVTAKLRRKYPVLRILIVGDGAYRAKLESYATKLGVADITKFTGRREDIADIFAASDLSCMLSWDTEALGLAAIEAQAAGRPVIVTNTGGLVETVLPGKTGWVIDKDDDAGLERLLSNILDDRGKVAGMEHDCKTWVTEKFDAEDSITRVCEVYKQLLASIK; this comes from the coding sequence GTGAGGATACTTTATATTTATTCTTCTTACACCAGCGGGGGAGGTGAACGCGCAACACTTGACCTTGCGGAGAATGTGCAGAAACGGGGGGGGTATGTCGTAACCGGTTTCCCGAAGAAAAGTTTTTTGTATGAATCCGCAAAACAGCGCGGGTTACCTGTCGAACATCTTAAGTTATACGGATCGCTTGACTTCCGTGCAGTGTACTGGCTCATGAAAATTATTAGAAAACATAAGGTTGATATTTTACATGTACAGCAGGGGAAAGCGTTTTGGCCGGCGGTATTCGTAAAAATAATGTTGGGGAATAAACTAAAACTCATTTTTCACCGCAGGACAATGTTGCCTGTAAATAAGGATTTCCGCGGGGTGTACAGTCCTGCGGATAGAGTTATTGTGATATCTAATGCTGTGAAAGATGTGGTGGTTGGGACTGATAAAGTAAACCCCGCAAAAGTTGTGGTTATCTACGATGGGATTAAGGTTCAGAAGTTTGTGGATAACATTAACCGTGATACCCGCAGAAAAGAGTTGGGGTATGGCCATACCGATTTTGTGGTGACTACCGTCAGTGCGTTGAACCCGCCCCGGGGTAAAGGACAGGATGTGCTTCTGCGTGTAACAGCGAAGTTAAGAAGAAAATATCCGGTATTACGTATACTTATCGTAGGGGATGGCGCATACCGCGCGAAGTTGGAATCTTATGCCACAAAGTTGGGAGTGGCGGACATAACAAAGTTTACCGGGAGAAGAGAAGATATCGCGGACATTTTTGCGGCAAGTGATTTATCATGCATGCTTTCATGGGATACGGAAGCACTGGGCCTCGCTGCAATTGAAGCGCAGGCGGCTGGGAGGCCGGTTATCGTTACAAATACCGGTGGGTTAGTGGAGACTGTTCTCCCGGGGAAAACCGGGTGGGTGATTGATAAAGATGATGATGCCGGGCTGGAACGGTTATTATCTAATATCCTGGACGATCGCGGGAAAGTTGCTGGGATGGAGCATGACTGTAAAACATGGGTAACCGAAAAATTTGATGCTGAGGACAGTATCACCCGTGTATGTGAAGTATATAAGCAATTATTAGCAAGTATTAAGTAA
- a CDS encoding polysaccharide deacetylase family protein has product MITNRITVLYYHHVGLPPWGVKFKGGFVHPWMFARQMEWLKKKYFRVVPLTDLVSYLRGDVVLPERTAVLTFDDGYHDFYLYAYPVLKKYNYPAAVFISPGLIGGYNEWDHEKIHAKLPLMTMEQVNDTIASGLIDYGAHTLTHPFLSKLDDEKVIAEVVGSKKLLETKTGRPVLSFCYPYGDYDRRVCEIVKKEFSVAFTTHRGFVYKDSSPWELKRVEVKRNTWMLPFRIKLLTDHEEKKGENR; this is encoded by the coding sequence ATGATAACTAACCGTATTACGGTATTGTATTATCACCATGTTGGTTTACCTCCCTGGGGTGTGAAGTTTAAAGGTGGATTTGTTCATCCTTGGATGTTCGCACGGCAGATGGAGTGGTTGAAGAAAAAGTATTTTCGCGTGGTACCATTAACCGACCTCGTGAGTTATTTGCGGGGGGATGTTGTGTTACCTGAACGCACTGCGGTGCTTACCTTCGACGATGGGTACCATGATTTTTATTTATACGCGTATCCTGTATTAAAAAAGTATAACTATCCCGCTGCTGTTTTTATCTCACCAGGCCTTATTGGAGGATATAACGAGTGGGATCACGAAAAAATTCATGCTAAACTTCCCTTAATGACTATGGAACAGGTTAATGATACGATAGCGTCCGGGTTAATTGATTATGGAGCGCATACGTTGACACATCCTTTTCTTTCAAAACTTGATGATGAGAAAGTAATCGCGGAAGTCGTGGGGTCAAAAAAGTTGTTGGAAACAAAAACCGGGCGGCCGGTATTATCGTTTTGTTATCCTTACGGTGACTATGACAGGCGTGTATGCGAAATTGTGAAAAAAGAGTTTTCAGTTGCTTTCACCACCCACCGCGGGTTTGTGTATAAAGATTCCAGCCCATGGGAACTTAAACGCGTAGAGGTTAAGAGGAATACATGGATGCTGCCGTTCCGTATTAAGCTATTGACTGACCATGAAGAAAAGAAGGGTGAAAATAGGTGA
- a CDS encoding O-antigen ligase family protein: MATKAFDTLEFIFVCVLGATIPLSVSAPLIAMAFLLILMILRAIFLRDVDFEVLPFLWPLLAFIGVSVISYFFSQNESSWQTIIPREFLVYLLLFAALKTYKQARWVVVLTITSAVVASIVGVFQYFGAFGFSNVSADGRIQGLVDTNTLAGILAMLLPMVISFAISAHSTRDRVIVIIAACFMSTALVFTYTRGAWFGAVAGILLVVALSNWKFIPAILAVVFLVLAVQPKVYNRFVSGFGILGNEERVELYKNSVDLLRQYPVFGIGPGAFRKVFYEKYFSPNKHRHAHNIFLNIAVERGVVAAGIFVWLLVSIALYLFRTYEFAAGEEKTVLLGILSGLADFVVHGMVDNTFADETGYILFLLLAVAVLINKKMVEREENS, encoded by the coding sequence ATGGCAACAAAAGCGTTTGATACGTTAGAATTTATTTTTGTGTGTGTCCTCGGCGCAACAATACCGTTGTCTGTAAGCGCGCCGTTGATCGCAATGGCGTTTCTTCTGATCCTTATGATTTTGCGTGCAATATTTTTGAGAGACGTTGATTTTGAGGTGCTGCCATTTTTATGGCCGTTACTCGCGTTTATAGGGGTATCGGTGATCTCATACTTTTTTTCTCAGAATGAAAGTTCATGGCAGACAATTATTCCAAGGGAATTTCTGGTGTACCTTTTGTTGTTTGCAGCGTTGAAGACGTATAAACAAGCACGGTGGGTGGTAGTGTTGACGATAACATCTGCTGTTGTCGCAAGTATTGTCGGGGTATTTCAGTACTTTGGAGCATTTGGGTTCTCAAATGTCAGCGCGGATGGCAGGATACAGGGATTGGTGGATACTAATACTTTGGCAGGTATACTGGCAATGTTACTGCCTATGGTAATATCTTTTGCGATATCAGCACATAGCACACGGGATAGGGTTATAGTAATAATCGCAGCGTGTTTTATGTCCACAGCGTTAGTGTTTACCTACACACGTGGCGCGTGGTTTGGTGCAGTTGCTGGTATATTGTTGGTTGTAGCGTTGAGTAACTGGAAATTTATACCTGCAATACTGGCGGTAGTATTTTTGGTACTTGCGGTTCAACCGAAAGTGTATAACCGTTTTGTTTCAGGGTTCGGGATACTAGGGAACGAGGAACGCGTTGAACTTTATAAAAACTCGGTTGATCTTTTACGGCAGTATCCAGTTTTCGGAATTGGGCCAGGTGCGTTCCGGAAAGTGTTTTATGAAAAGTATTTCTCGCCAAATAAGCATAGGCATGCGCATAATATTTTTCTTAATATTGCAGTGGAACGCGGTGTTGTGGCAGCTGGGATTTTTGTGTGGTTGTTAGTCTCAATAGCACTGTATTTGTTTAGGACGTATGAATTCGCTGCGGGTGAAGAAAAAACTGTACTGCTGGGAATCCTAAGCGGGTTGGCTGATTTTGTGGTTCACGGGATGGTGGATAATACGTTCGCGGATGAAACCGGGTATATCCTATTTCTTTTGCTGGCCGTAGCGGTATTGATTAATAAAAAAATGGTAGAACGCGAGGAAAATAGTTAG
- a CDS encoding glycosyltransferase family 2 protein, with the protein MHKISVLIITKNEQDSIAACVKSAAWADEVVVVDSYSTDDTLIFAKENGARTFLHEWEGYAQQKNWGISQCINQWILWIDADEVITPELRNEILNLPPESEDIAGYEIPRLSYFSGHPIYHSGWYPGYVLRLFDKTKGSLDTTQLVHEHVKVNGKTAKLRSNLLHYTYASINDYIKRQDVYALLWAEENTGKKTGGFIKALLHAKILFLKNYILKLGFLDGYYGLLICSLASYYTYKKYLKLGKLNKTR; encoded by the coding sequence ATGCACAAAATTTCGGTACTTATAATAACCAAAAATGAACAGGACAGTATCGCCGCCTGTGTGAAAAGCGCAGCCTGGGCTGATGAAGTGGTAGTTGTAGACTCATACTCCACTGATGATACCTTAATATTTGCTAAAGAAAACGGTGCACGAACCTTTCTCCACGAATGGGAAGGATATGCGCAACAAAAAAATTGGGGTATATCCCAATGTATTAACCAATGGATCCTCTGGATTGACGCTGACGAAGTTATCACCCCGGAACTACGTAATGAGATCCTGAACCTACCCCCCGAATCCGAAGATATCGCGGGATACGAAATCCCAAGATTATCCTATTTTTCAGGGCATCCGATTTATCACAGCGGATGGTATCCAGGATATGTTCTTCGTTTATTTGATAAAACAAAAGGCAGCCTGGACACTACCCAACTTGTGCATGAACATGTAAAAGTTAACGGTAAAACTGCTAAACTGCGTTCTAATTTATTACACTACACATACGCATCAATAAATGATTATATTAAACGCCAGGATGTGTACGCATTATTATGGGCAGAAGAAAATACGGGTAAAAAAACCGGCGGGTTCATAAAAGCACTGCTGCACGCAAAGATATTATTCCTAAAAAATTACATCCTCAAACTTGGCTTTCTTGACGGGTATTATGGCTTGCTGATCTGTTCTTTAGCGTCGTATTATACTTACAAGAAATATCTTAAACTCGGAAAATTGAACAAAACGCGGTAA
- a CDS encoding glycosyltransferase family 9 protein, translated as MNPAKIVFFHMNQIGDFLFSLPAMKTVKDRFPGIKIISVLRPELQVLAGCTDIIDDVFIRSRGIEGKVGLVNKLLSSRTECVVTFSESPECVILSALTGTRIRAGFASASLAWVLNHKITRVGPPSTENNLRLVESLLGCAAQKRDYTGMIKHQGSAKPWLTDFISKLVNKHVVILAPEVSLRRKHKKWLVERWASTAKKLVEEYNCAVVVVGTKNAVIETQLIVSSSGVKDNVYNLAGKTSLIDLVYLLSNAGVYIGPDSGVMHMSAAMGLKCIALFGDTLPEHIGPQGVGHIIIKKSGMNEIEVNDVVTAFCSIFRV; from the coding sequence GTGAACCCCGCTAAAATTGTGTTCTTTCATATGAACCAGATAGGCGATTTTTTGTTTTCACTACCCGCAATGAAAACTGTAAAAGACAGGTTTCCTGGCATAAAGATTATAAGTGTCCTCCGTCCTGAACTCCAGGTACTTGCGGGGTGTACTGATATTATTGATGACGTGTTCATACGTTCCCGCGGGATTGAAGGTAAGGTTGGGTTGGTGAATAAACTATTATCCTCCCGCACAGAGTGTGTTGTAACATTCTCAGAATCGCCGGAGTGTGTAATATTATCAGCATTAACGGGAACGCGCATACGTGCAGGTTTTGCTTCAGCATCTTTGGCATGGGTGTTGAACCACAAAATTACGCGGGTTGGTCCGCCAAGTACAGAGAATAATTTGAGGTTAGTTGAGAGTTTACTGGGTTGTGCAGCGCAAAAACGGGATTATACTGGAATGATAAAACATCAAGGGTCTGCAAAACCGTGGCTTACGGATTTTATAAGTAAACTAGTGAATAAACACGTAGTTATCCTTGCGCCTGAGGTGTCACTCCGGAGAAAACATAAGAAGTGGCTGGTGGAACGCTGGGCTTCCACTGCGAAGAAGTTAGTGGAAGAATATAACTGTGCTGTGGTGGTGGTTGGTACAAAAAATGCGGTAATTGAAACCCAACTAATAGTATCATCTTCTGGTGTGAAAGATAATGTATATAATCTCGCAGGTAAAACATCGCTTATTGACCTTGTATATTTACTTTCCAACGCCGGGGTGTATATAGGCCCTGATTCCGGGGTAATGCATATGTCCGCTGCGATGGGCTTAAAATGTATTGCATTATTCGGCGATACATTGCCTGAACATATAGGGCCCCAGGGGGTAGGGCATATCATAATAAAAAAAAGTGGGATGAACGAGATTGAAGTTAACGACGTAGTTACCGCGTTTTGTTCAATTTTCCGAGTTTAA
- a CDS encoding cyclodeaminase/cyclohydrolase family protein has translation MSEDKQFQRKYQRCDLSSPLIVKRTRDKTDIAYGVINNLSAGGLSIQTDRFLVVKNEYFFEFSLPNNKHFSILGKVMWQQKDLVFGTIFHGIKFENIGFVNRWRINAFVKKHNIIEEKGVNALNYVNSEVKQFLLDLAAKKSAPGGGSAAALVGATGIALLSMSANFTLGKKGYEDVQKEIAELNSKLVKLRAELERMIDFDVMVYGKVREAYALPKTNADETKKREHEIQKALSESMKVPKIVHDCCFKGIQIAARLVLISNKNLITDVGCGVLFLNSAMVAARYNVEVNLKGLVDNKVVSEMFIELEETAKDAEQLSRQTTAQVERVLA, from the coding sequence ATGTCGGAAGATAAACAGTTTCAACGTAAGTACCAACGGTGTGACTTAAGTTCACCGTTGATTGTTAAACGTACCCGCGATAAGACTGATATTGCGTATGGCGTGATCAATAATCTTAGTGCCGGCGGGTTGAGTATACAAACAGACCGGTTTCTCGTAGTTAAGAATGAATACTTTTTTGAGTTTAGCTTACCAAACAACAAACATTTCAGTATTCTCGGGAAAGTTATGTGGCAACAGAAAGATCTTGTTTTTGGAACAATATTCCATGGGATTAAGTTTGAAAATATAGGGTTTGTTAACCGGTGGAGAATAAATGCGTTTGTAAAAAAACATAATATTATTGAAGAGAAAGGGGTGAACGCATTGAATTACGTCAATAGCGAAGTTAAACAATTCCTTTTGGACTTAGCGGCAAAGAAATCTGCACCCGGAGGGGGTAGTGCTGCGGCGCTTGTCGGTGCGACTGGAATTGCATTGCTGAGTATGTCCGCTAACTTTACACTCGGGAAAAAGGGGTATGAGGATGTACAAAAAGAAATCGCTGAGTTAAACTCAAAACTTGTGAAATTACGTGCTGAACTTGAACGCATGATTGATTTTGATGTTATGGTTTACGGGAAAGTAAGGGAGGCTTATGCATTACCTAAGACAAATGCTGATGAAACAAAGAAACGTGAACATGAAATACAAAAGGCGTTGAGTGAGTCTATGAAAGTACCGAAGATAGTGCATGATTGTTGTTTTAAAGGGATACAGATTGCAGCGAGGTTGGTGTTGATAAGTAACAAAAACTTAATTACTGATGTTGGATGCGGTGTGTTATTCCTTAATTCCGCAATGGTGGCTGCAAGGTACAATGTTGAGGTTAATCTAAAAGGGTTGGTGGATAATAAGGTTGTGAGTGAGATGTTCATAGAGCTTGAAGAAACTGCAAAGGATGCTGAACAGTTGTCTAGACAAACAACTGCGCAGGTGGAGAGAGTGCTTGCGTGA
- a CDS encoding response regulator produces MATILIADDDRNLAELLKTALEVDGHKVYVANDGTTGLDKIEKYHPDLCILDVMMPGMEGYDVAYLSKIDRAYKPKVIIISAKSKDFDKQMGRAMGADAYLSKPFEMDVLKLKVRELLAPKKVK; encoded by the coding sequence ATGGCTACAATACTGATTGCAGATGATGACAGGAATTTAGCGGAGTTATTGAAAACAGCATTAGAGGTGGATGGGCATAAGGTGTACGTCGCGAATGACGGGACGACTGGATTGGATAAGATTGAAAAGTACCACCCTGACCTATGTATTCTTGATGTTATGATGCCCGGGATGGAGGGTTATGATGTTGCGTATCTATCCAAAATTGACCGTGCGTATAAACCTAAGGTAATAATTATCTCCGCGAAGTCTAAGGATTTTGATAAACAAATGGGCCGTGCAATGGGTGCGGATGCGTATCTGTCAAAACCGTTTGAGATGGATGTTTTGAAGTTAAAAGTACGCGAGCTTTTAGCTCCAAAAAAAGTTAAATAA
- a CDS encoding formate--tetrahydrofolate ligase: MSKNVVPSDIKIAQSIKLKPITEIAAGLGIKREEIELYGDDKAKVKLDILNRCKSNPQGKYIDVTAITPTPLGEGKTVTTIGLSLGLAKIGKKVCTCIRQPSLGPVFGIKGGAAGGGYSQVLPMEDFNLHLTGDVHAVSLAHNLCAAFLDNSLYKGNKLDIDMYNILWRRVVDVSDRALRNITIGLGGKMDGTPRETGFDISVASEIMAILALTTGLKDLRDRLGRMVVAFTKSGKPVTAEDLKVAGSMAVLMKDAIKPTLLQTTEHTPCFVHAGPFANIAHGNNSILADQIALKLSDYVVTESGFGADLGMEKFMDIKCRYSGLTPSCVVLVCTVRALKMHSGKFSVVAGKPLPAELVKENIDAIREGIANLEKQIQNVRLFGVPVVVAVNRFYTDTDKEVEYIRKRAIDAGAEDAVMSEVWEKGGDGGCALAEAVVKAAEKKSKFEFLYPLDMPIKDKINTIATKVYGAKGVDYLPAAQEKIKFYTSLGWDKLPICMAKTHLSLSHDPNLKGCPKGYMLPVRDIRASIGAGFLYPLCGEMRTMPGLPSEPAGNKVDIDSDGKVVGLF; the protein is encoded by the coding sequence ATGTCAAAAAATGTTGTGCCGTCAGATATTAAGATAGCGCAGAGTATTAAATTAAAACCTATTACTGAAATTGCAGCGGGGTTGGGAATCAAACGTGAAGAAATTGAACTTTACGGTGATGATAAAGCAAAGGTTAAACTTGATATCCTTAACCGGTGTAAGTCAAACCCGCAGGGGAAGTATATCGACGTGACGGCGATCACACCGACACCGTTGGGGGAAGGGAAAACTGTTACTACCATAGGATTATCCCTTGGGTTAGCGAAGATCGGGAAAAAAGTGTGTACCTGTATCCGTCAACCTTCTTTAGGGCCGGTGTTTGGGATTAAAGGCGGCGCTGCGGGCGGTGGGTATTCACAGGTATTGCCGATGGAAGATTTTAATCTTCATCTAACCGGCGATGTTCATGCTGTAAGTTTAGCGCATAATTTATGCGCTGCGTTTCTTGATAATTCGTTGTATAAAGGTAATAAACTTGATATTGATATGTACAACATCCTCTGGCGCAGGGTGGTGGATGTAAGTGATCGCGCGTTAAGGAATATTACAATCGGGCTTGGGGGTAAGATGGATGGTACTCCCAGAGAAACCGGGTTTGATATCTCTGTTGCCAGTGAAATTATGGCAATCCTCGCGTTGACCACCGGGTTGAAGGATTTAAGGGATCGTCTTGGGCGGATGGTTGTGGCGTTTACAAAAAGCGGGAAGCCGGTTACCGCTGAAGATTTAAAAGTTGCAGGGTCAATGGCGGTACTTATGAAAGACGCAATTAAACCTACCTTGTTGCAGACAACAGAACATACTCCGTGTTTTGTGCATGCGGGGCCGTTTGCTAATATTGCGCATGGTAACAATTCAATCCTTGCGGATCAAATTGCATTGAAACTGTCAGACTATGTTGTTACGGAGTCAGGATTTGGTGCGGATCTTGGTATGGAAAAGTTTATGGATATTAAATGCCGGTATTCAGGGTTGACCCCGAGCTGTGTAGTACTTGTCTGCACGGTACGCGCGTTAAAGATGCATTCCGGGAAATTTAGTGTTGTTGCAGGTAAGCCGTTGCCCGCAGAACTTGTGAAAGAAAATATTGATGCTATCAGAGAAGGGATCGCGAATCTTGAGAAACAAATCCAGAACGTGCGGTTGTTCGGTGTACCCGTGGTAGTTGCGGTTAACCGTTTCTATACGGATACGGATAAAGAGGTTGAGTATATCCGTAAACGCGCAATTGATGCCGGGGCGGAAGATGCTGTGATGTCGGAAGTATGGGAAAAAGGCGGGGATGGCGGGTGTGCATTAGCAGAAGCTGTTGTAAAAGCAGCGGAGAAAAAAAGTAAGTTTGAATTCCTCTACCCGCTCGATATGCCGATAAAGGATAAGATTAATACTATTGCTACAAAAGTTTATGGCGCGAAAGGTGTGGATTATCTCCCCGCAGCGCAGGAAAAGATTAAGTTTTACACATCGCTGGGTTGGGATAAACTTCCTATCTGCATGGCAAAGACGCATCTGTCTCTCTCGCATGATCCTAATCTCAAAGGTTGCCCAAAAGGGTATATGCTGCCGGTACGGGATATCCGCGCATCAATCGGTGCGGGATTCCTATACCCGTTATGTGGCGAGATGCGTACGATGCCGGGATTACCGTCAGAACCTGCAGGGAATAAGGTTGATATCGATAGTGACGGTAAAGTAGTAGGGTTATTTTAA
- a CDS encoding 2-dehydropantoate 2-reductase, whose product MKVGILGPGAMGTLYTAFLSRRGCTGEIYLFDYKPERAKILVRNGLVITGRSKIRVLPSNLNVIIPEHKNIMGKLDLLIVLVKTYDTVSAVRNLQRFVDNSTVVLTLQNGLGNYELLKKCFGSNALILAGVTTIGATLLSPGKVRHAGEGVTVIGYNNKHEHKAGVMVARLFRKAGLKVDLTDNIQSVQWGKLVINAGINPVAAIMNLSNGRVMENDTAWVLATSTAQEAAMVANKLGIRLPYPDITRQLIKVCRMTYENRNSMLVDYHDHRGKGGSKHKPRTEIDMINGMVVKYGKKAGIQTPVNGLWVDIFKRFISGMIVYGLVLYTPCVNGKSIKNNALSGVSLVGEGDPENSMLYNPARAVDAGKINLKLGNFGYENKESSSQTQITGDDIDQKTVSTILNTRTNLGLGIYGTCLPWIGYGIWVDELNVQSYETSYDKRYEVSVDTANVLVNNSAKKYEQRTMTDIVLGMGWKNLSAGVRISVAVPSDIQENYVNSGSSEFNSVMQSSSNVVQVYDTQIMDYDIITGMLWRIGSQKPSDDHSDAEVDLLLGYGAYESIREQKSEQVWGKDNVDIHNRDVFPLNLYTYTYSSVEVKLRMYAGERFTYAFTGAYAGSRQEQKSVYSIKGAHKIIENIADTGMLGFGMAYIPAGTLKLYFDLIGKVINSRGKGWTENDVQYYTAGSETYTGEIRLGSEVNIRKNLVLWLGLSSLGNTDYRNTATNTYRNLYISTVRTDFSVGTVITAGIGWEITNNVGLAYSLNNGTAHKFAVTYKF is encoded by the coding sequence ATGAAGGTTGGGATTCTCGGGCCCGGTGCGATGGGAACGTTGTACACAGCGTTTCTTTCACGAAGGGGATGTACCGGAGAAATATACTTGTTCGATTATAAACCTGAACGCGCAAAAATTCTTGTACGTAATGGATTGGTTATAACCGGGCGGAGCAAGATCCGTGTGTTACCGTCTAACCTTAACGTCATAATTCCTGAACATAAAAATATTATGGGTAAGCTTGATCTTCTGATCGTGCTCGTGAAAACGTATGATACTGTTTCTGCAGTAAGAAATCTACAAAGATTTGTTGATAATTCAACTGTTGTTCTTACATTACAGAACGGCCTAGGGAATTATGAGCTTTTAAAGAAATGTTTTGGGAGTAATGCATTGATTCTGGCGGGAGTAACTACAATAGGTGCAACGTTGTTGTCGCCTGGTAAGGTCCGTCATGCGGGTGAGGGTGTTACGGTTATCGGGTACAATAACAAACACGAACACAAAGCAGGTGTGATGGTTGCCAGATTATTCCGTAAAGCAGGGTTAAAAGTTGATTTAACTGATAATATACAGTCGGTGCAATGGGGTAAGCTCGTGATTAATGCCGGAATTAATCCGGTAGCTGCTATAATGAACCTTTCCAATGGACGGGTGATGGAAAATGATACCGCCTGGGTATTGGCTACATCAACTGCTCAGGAAGCTGCAATGGTAGCGAATAAGTTGGGTATCCGCCTGCCGTATCCTGACATAACCCGCCAACTTATTAAAGTTTGCCGGATGACTTACGAAAACCGTAACTCTATGCTGGTTGATTACCATGATCATAGAGGTAAGGGTGGGAGTAAGCATAAACCAAGAACGGAAATTGATATGATAAACGGTATGGTTGTTAAGTACGGAAAAAAAGCGGGGATACAAACGCCGGTAAACGGATTATGGGTGGATATCTTTAAACGGTTTATTTCCGGAATGATAGTTTACGGTCTTGTTTTATACACGCCCTGTGTTAACGGGAAAAGTATAAAGAACAATGCATTAAGCGGGGTAAGCCTCGTTGGAGAAGGTGATCCTGAGAATAGTATGCTGTACAATCCCGCACGCGCAGTTGATGCCGGGAAAATTAATCTTAAACTCGGGAATTTTGGGTATGAGAATAAAGAGTCTTCAAGTCAAACTCAAATTACAGGGGATGATATCGACCAAAAAACTGTTAGTACAATACTGAATACCAGGACAAACCTTGGCCTTGGTATTTATGGTACTTGCCTTCCGTGGATAGGGTATGGTATTTGGGTGGATGAACTTAATGTTCAATCATATGAAACAAGTTATGATAAACGTTATGAAGTTAGTGTTGATACTGCAAATGTTCTGGTTAATAATTCAGCGAAAAAGTATGAACAGCGGACAATGACTGATATTGTTTTGGGGATGGGATGGAAAAACTTATCCGCTGGTGTGCGGATAAGCGTAGCTGTACCGTCGGATATACAAGAAAATTATGTTAATTCCGGGAGCAGTGAGTTTAATAGTGTTATGCAGAGCAGCAGTAATGTTGTGCAGGTGTATGATACGCAGATTATGGATTATGACATCATCACGGGGATGTTATGGAGAATTGGAAGTCAGAAGCCCAGCGATGATCATAGTGATGCTGAGGTTGATCTCCTCCTGGGTTATGGTGCGTATGAGAGCATTCGCGAACAAAAGAGTGAACAAGTGTGGGGTAAGGATAATGTTGATATTCATAACCGCGATGTTTTCCCGTTAAACTTATACACTTATACTTATTCGTCAGTAGAGGTTAAACTAAGAATGTATGCTGGTGAAAGGTTTACATATGCATTCACTGGGGCTTATGCGGGTTCAAGGCAGGAACAAAAGAGTGTATATTCCATCAAGGGTGCACATAAGATTATTGAAAATATAGCGGATACCGGGATGCTGGGGTTCGGCATGGCGTATATTCCGGCGGGGACATTAAAATTGTATTTTGACCTTATTGGAAAAGTGATTAATAGCAGAGGTAAGGGTTGGACAGAAAACGATGTCCAGTATTATACTGCAGGGAGTGAAACTTATACCGGTGAGATACGTTTGGGAAGTGAAGTTAATATCCGTAAGAATCTTGTGTTATGGCTGGGGCTGTCTTCCTTAGGGAATACGGATTATCGTAATACAGCTACTAATACTTACCGTAATTTATATATTTCGACGGTACGTACTGATTTCAGTGTTGGTACTGTAATAACCGCAGGGATCGGATGGGAGATTACCAATAATGTTGGGCTTGCGTATAGTTTAAACAACGGTACTGCTCATAAGTTTGCGGTAACGTATAAGTTTTAA
- a CDS encoding flavin reductase family protein — MKIELDKWYRILAPRPVVILTTVNKDGVVNAAPFSFVMPVSSSPAMIAVAMAEKRHTFDNLIKTGEFVVNIPGKTVINGLWITGKPFSAGVNELVEAKLESVPSNSVKPPRIKDCFGWLECKFVEQFPAGDHIVVLGEIVSAEVVEGVYNNDELNLEKTNPLGHIGGKVFTIPGKKLVVKE, encoded by the coding sequence ATGAAAATTGAACTTGATAAATGGTACAGAATCCTTGCTCCGCGGCCGGTGGTTATTCTCACAACAGTTAATAAAGACGGGGTCGTAAATGCCGCACCGTTTTCGTTTGTTATGCCGGTATCGTCAAGCCCTGCAATGATAGCTGTTGCAATGGCAGAAAAAAGGCATACGTTTGATAATTTAATCAAAACCGGTGAGTTTGTGGTTAATATTCCGGGAAAGACTGTTATTAACGGTTTATGGATTACGGGGAAACCATTCTCCGCGGGGGTTAATGAGTTAGTTGAAGCTAAACTCGAGAGTGTGCCGTCAAATAGTGTTAAACCTCCACGGATAAAAGATTGTTTTGGCTGGCTTGAATGTAAGTTTGTAGAACAATTCCCTGCGGGGGATCATATTGTTGTGCTAGGTGAAATCGTATCCGCAGAAGTTGTTGAGGGAGTATATAACAATGATGAGCTGAACCTCGAAAAAACTAATCCCTTGGGGCATATTGGGGGTAAGGTTTTTACTATACCCGGTAAAAAGTTGGTAGTTAAAGAATGA